From one Bombyx mori chromosome 5, ASM3026992v2 genomic stretch:
- the LOC101741019 gene encoding fork head domain-containing protein FD4, which produces MPRPSRDSYGDQKPPYSYISLTAMAIWSSPERMLPLSEIYRFITDRFPYYRRNTQRWQNSLRHNLSFNDCFVKVPRRPDRPGKGAYWTLHPQAFDMFENGSLLRRRKRFKLQKGEKDNLNAELAALANFNRAFLARQAAGPPPPASIPTATLYTSPLCSQLSPEPAELPDVTPMTMLPRERPRRAFTIDALLEPDSPRLTPSPPQPMISLEARMAAPYVLAAQRYHAELLQAAAHALRPCYLPPPPLPVA; this is translated from the coding sequence ATGCCGCGACCTTCCCGCGATTCTTATGGTGATCAGAAGCCACCCTACTCATACATTTCTTTGACCGCGATGGCGATCTGGAGTTCCCCGGAGCGTATGCTGCCGCTGTCGGAGATCTACCGGTTCATCACAGATCGGTTCCCGTACTACCGGCGCAACACGCAGCGCTGGCAGAACTCGCTGCGACACAACCTGTCCTTCAACGACTGCTTCGTGAAGGTGCCGCGCCGCCCCGACCGGCCCGGCAAGGGCGCGTACTGGACCCTGCATCCCCAGGCGTTTGACATGTTCGAAAATGGCTCCTTGCTTCGTCGGCGGAAACGTTTTAAGTTACAAAAGGGAGAAAAAGATAACTTGAATGCTGAATTAGCGGCTTTGGCGAATTTTAATCGGGCGTTTTTAGCCCGACAAGCGGCCGGGCCTCCGCCGCCTGCGAGTATACCTACAGCAACTTTGTACACATCACCGTTGTGCTCCCAACTGAGCCCAGAACCGGCAGAGCTTCCTGATGTTACTCCTATGACTATGTTGCCCAGAGAAAGACCGCGGAGGGCGTTTACGATCGATGCGTTACTGGAGCCAGATTCGCCTCGCTTGACACCGTCGCCGCCACAGCCCATGATCAGCCTCGAGGCTCGCATGGCGGCTCCGTACGTCCTGGCCGCGCAACGCTACCACGCCGAGCTGCTGCAGGCCGCGGCGCACGCGCTCCGACCCTGCTATTTACCGCCGCCACCTTTACCGGTCGCGTGA